CGAAATCGTACCCAGGTCCCAAGGCCCCGGCAACGGTCTCTCCGACTATACTTCGTGGGCCCCATCCGTGTCCCACTCCGATCCGAAACCCCTCGCAGACCATGCTGGCCATGACCGGCAAATCCTCGGACGACGGATAGAAATCGCAATTTCCCCTGACCGTCATGAAACCCGGATGCCGAGCCAGAAAATGGTAGACATCCTCTCCGGTCATGTCTCCACAGTGCACGAGCATGTCCGCTTGGACCAAGTGGGCCTCGTAGACCTTCTCAAGATCCGGTGTCGCCTCGCACATGTGGGTGTCCGAGACGATGGCCAGTCTCATGTCATTGGCCCATGGGCAGCGGAGCACTGCCCAGGATGTATTTCAGATCTTCGTCGGTGAAATAGAACCCCAGCCCGCTAAAGAAAGATGCCTGACCGTCGTCGCTGATGAAATCGTCCATACCGGCGCTGAGATAGAAATTCTTCATGAAGTAGAGCTTCCCTCCACCCTTGAGGTGCGGCGGATGATCGTGCCGGAAATCAAAGGCCTCGACAAAGAATTGAAGCCGGTCGTCCCACAGGTAGTAATCGACACCGAAACCGCCCGAGGACTCGATGATACCTCCCCTCAGGACCACGTCGTCCCATCGTTTGGCAATCTGGGCCGAAAACTTGAGTTTGTCTTTGTTGAACTCGGTCTTCTCCTCCTCGTAGGTGTGCCATGCCCCGCCATCATCCCGATACTTGACCATTTTGGTCGTCTTCTCCCGTTTGCCGGAAGGATCGCTGATCAAGGACAGCATGTAATACTTGTCTTCGGCAGGCTGGAGTTTGAGGTTCAGATAACTCTTGAAGTCGCCGGTTCTGGACATGTATTCGGGGCTGAATTCGACCGAGGTCCGGAACTGGTCCTGCTTGGCTAGATACTTGTTGATCCCCTCCAGAGCCTTGTCCAGTTCCTCGGCCGTGGTGTCGTCGTTGATCAGGCGCCCGATGGTCCCTTTACCCTCGTCAATCTTGCGGGAGACGCTCTGAAGGGATGCCAGGGTCTCCTTGAGATCCTGGCCCATATCCTGGTCGGACACCAAGCGGCCCATAGGCCCTTCACCCTCGTGGAGCTTGCCCAGAAGAACATTCATATGCTTGAGGGTCACCTGGACCTCTGCAGAGGCCACCTCGAGATTCTTGACAATCTTGTCCACCCCGTCCTTGTTGGCCCCGGACACCTGCTTCAGGTCGGCCGAAAAATCGCGGAGGTTGCCCACGATCTGACCCACGGCATCCATGTTGGACTGGACTAGGCCGTTCAGGCCCACGGCCATATCCCGCATATTTTGGATCATGATCCGAAGATCCTGCTCCCCCTGCTCTCCTCCGAGGACGTTGGACACGCTTCGGGCCACGAGCCCCACGTCGTCGGCTATCTGCCCCACTTTCTGAAGAACGTCCTCTAGGCTGGGTGGAGTCTCGGAACGGGCGATGGTGCCGCCTTGGGTCAGGACCGGATGGCTGCTGGAGCCCGGCACGATTTCCACGAATTTGTCGCCAAGCACTCCCCGTGTGCGGACTGCTACCTGGGCATCGGCGTGAATGACCACTCCGGGCTTGACGGCCATGATTACCTTGGCCCTGTTGCCCTCCAGGCCGATGGTTTTGACCAGACCGACGTCGATACCGGCGATTTCCACCGGGGAATTCTCCTTCAAACCCGAGACGTTGTCGAAGTAGGCAGCCACGTCGTACATGTCCCTGGTGGTCACCTTGCCCTTGCTGACCTGGGTGGTCATGTAGGTCAGGCCGACCAAAGCCGCGAAGACGAAGAGACCGACCTTGATTTCAGTTCCCGCACTAGCCATCGATGCTCCTTGTTCATGCCGGGGGGCTATTTGATCAGCCCATCCCGATAGGGCCTTGCAGCGACCCGGAGATGAATTGCCTCACGACCGGGTCCTCGTTGTTTCTGATTTCCTCCGGGGTCCCCTGAGCGATGATGGTCCCCTCATAGAGCATGAAAATGTTGTCGGCCGTGGTCATGGTCGCCTGGATGTCGTGGCTGATGACCACGCAAGTGGCCCCGAACTGGGCCCTGGTCTGGACGATCAAGTCGCTGATGGCCGCCGACATGATCGGATCGAGCCCTGACGTAGGCTCGTCGAAGAGGACGATCTCGGGATCCAGGGCCATGGCTCTGGCCAAACCCACCCTCTTGCGCATCCCACCCGAAAGCTCCGATGGCATTTTGTAGCCCATGCCCTTGAGTCCGACATCAGTCAGCTTGGCCTCGACCCGCTCCCGGATTTCCCTAGACGACAAGCGGGTGTGCTCGCGCATGGGAAAGGCCACGTTTTCGGCCACGCTCAAGGAGTCGAACAATGCCCCTTCCTGGAAAAGCATCCCGAACTTCTTTCGGACCCCAGCCAGCTGCCGGTCCCTCATGGCCGCGATGTCCGTGCCGTCGACGATCACCTGTCCCCTGTCCGGCCGGATCAGGCCGATGACGTGTTTCAGAAGGACGCTCTTGCCACCGCCGCTTCGGCCTATGATCACGTTTACCCGGTCCCGGGGCAGGCTAAGATCGATTCCCTTGAGGACCTTCTGGGACCCGAAGGCCTTGTGGACGTCGCGAAGTTCGATGATGGCTTCCATTCGGTCCGCCTTCAAAACATGAGGGCTGTGAGCACGTAATCGCTCATAAGGATGAGGACTGAAGACAGAACCACTGATTGCGTCGTGGCCCGGCCGACTCCTTCGGCCCCGCCTCGGGTATAGAAGCCCTTGAAACACCCAACCAAGGTCAGAATAAAGCCGAAGCACGCAGCCTTGATCAAACCGTTGTACACGTCGTCCAGCCCTACGTATTCATAGATCTTGTTCATAAACAGGCCCCCGTGGATTCCCAGGAGCTTGACGCCCACCAAGTAGCCGCCGGCGATGCCCACGATATCGCTGATGGCGCACAGCAACGGAAGCATGATTACTCCGGCCACGACCCGGGGCACCACTAGGTACTGGACCGGGTTGATGGCCATGACTGTCAGGGCATCGACCTGTTCCGTGACGCGCATGGTCCCTATCTCGGCGGCGATGGCCGACCCGGCCCGACCGGTGACCATGAGCGCGGTGATGACCGGACCGAGTTCCCTGGTCATGGACAGGGCCACCGTAGCCCCCACCAGGGTCTCGGCAGAAAACATGCGGAAGGCGTAGTAAGTCTGCAGGGCCAGGACCATGCCCGTGAATAGCCCGGTCAGGACGACCACGAACAGGGAACTGACCCCGATGAAGTCCATCTGCTTGAACAGGAGGCGGATTCTGTACGGCGGAAGAAAGAGAAGGCTCAAGGCCTCCAGAAAGAGGACAGCGATCCGACCCGCCTCAATCGTCGATGTGATGGCGCCACGGCCCAAAAAGGTGAACATGCGGAACATGCGAGCTCGGGGATTCTCCGTCTGGAAGTCCTGGGGCCGGGAAGAGGCCTTCCTGGCCCTATCCCATCATCACTTTGTTGTAAACGTGAACACTCCGTCCCAAGATTCCGGAGGGTTGGCCAGAAGGTGGTCCAAACGTTCGAGATACAGACGGACGACCGTGTCTCCGGGATGTTCGTTGCCAATTTCCCTGAAGATGGACTGAGCCTTCTGGAACTCCCCTTTCCGGTAGTCCGCCACCCCCTCCTCGTATCTATCCACATAGCCCAGAGGGCAGGGCGAATCGGCGGGAGCCAGCAATTCGAAGATCTCCACCGGCTGGTCCTTGCCCTTGACTTTAACCAGATCGAGGCTTCTGATCCGATATTTGTCTTGGATACTGCGTCTGGTGAATTCACTAACAATGACATTCGTCCCGTAGACCTTGTTCAGGCCCTCCAGGCGCGACCCGAGATTCACGTGGTCGCCCATGACCGTGTAGTCGAACCGGTTCTGGGATCCCATGTTTCCGGCCACCATGCTCCCTGTGTTGATGCCCACACCAATGTCCAGGCAAGGCCATCCCGCCGGCTTCCAGATCTCGTTGAGCTCCTTGAGCCGGGCCATCATTTCGAGGGCCGTCCGGCAAGCCATCTCGGCGTGTTCAGGGTAATGCTTTGGAGCCCCGTACACGGCCATGACCGCGTCGCCCATGTACTTATCCAGAAGCCCCCGGTTATGCATGACGATGTCTGTCATCTCGGTAAGATATTCGTTCAAGAGCTTGACCAGATCGTCTGGCGACAGACCCTCGGAAATGGTCGTGAACCCCCTGATGTCCGAAAAAAGTACTGTCAGTTCGAGCTTGACCCCGCCCAAACGCAGTTTTTCCGGATCGCTGACCACATCCTCGACCACGTGGGGATCGAGATACTTGCTGAAGGCCTGACGGATGGCCCGCTTCTGCCGGTCCGCAAACATGAAGCGGTAGACGGTCAGAATCAGATAGGATCCGGTCAAAGCCAACAGGGGATATACGAGGTTCAGCCAGAACAGACGAGTCTCGAACAGATAGAGATTGGCTAAGACGAACCCGCCGCCGGTGACGAGAACCCCGAGGATGCTCCAGGCCGCCTTGAGTCTCCAGAGAAATATTCCACAGACAAGGCAGAGAACCCAGAGAGCCGCGATATCGAACATCGGGGCCCAGCTTGGCCGGAGCATGAAGTCACCCCGGAGCATATTGTCTAGAGCCGTGGCCTGGATCTCGATTCCAGGATAGGCCACACCGAACGGCGTCACCCGGAGGTCGAACACGGCCGGAGCCGTGACCCCCACAAGCAGATAGCGTCCCCGCAGCAGGTCGGGGTTGGCCTCTCCCCGAAGGATCTTCCAGGCTGGCACATGGGGAATGGTTTTCTCCGGCCCCCGGTAGTGAAGGATCATTTGGCCGTGTTCGTCCGTTGGCACGCTCAGCTTCCCGAGCCCGGACCGGACCACGCCGAAAGAGGCCACCTCCAAGGCTGGCATGGCCTTGGGGTCCGTCAAGGCCGCCAGGGCCGCGGCCAGAGGCAGATAATTCTCGTTCCCGTGGCCGATGGCCAGGGGATAGCGGCGGATGGTTCCGTCCCGGTCGGGGATGATATTGAAGTAGGCTTGACTGTAGGCAACTTCGGCCAACGGCCTAATGTTGGTCCTGGCCTTGGTGGCCCTGGGGATGGGCAGAACTTCCGGCGGCTGGCCGCCTCCGACCACCTTGACGGCCGGGTATCTCTCGGCCCGGTCCAGGGTGTGCTCGCCTGGCGCCAAGTCTTGAGAAAGATTGAAATAGTACCCGAGGATCTGGGGATCTCGGCTGCTGGCCAAAGCTTCAGCCAAGGCCAGATCGGGGCTGCTGTTTTGAAGCCGTTCCTTGATGTACGGCAACAGGTTGGGGTTGGGGAGCAGGCCCAGAGTTTGGGCGTTCTGAGCCAGCCGCAGAAGTTCGGCCTGGGCAGGATTATCCTCGGGATCGAAGAAGCTGATATCATAGCCCACCCCAAGAGGATCGTAGGAGTCGAGCCGCTTGACTAGGTCGGCCATGAGAGACCTGGTCCATGGCCAGCGACCGATCTCCTCCAGGCTTCTTTCGTCGATGGCCACGATGGACACCAGTTCGGAGGTCGGTATCGGGCCCCTGGCCCGCAGCCGAAGGTCATAGGTCTTGAGTTCGAGCAGGTCGAGAAAATCCGGAGAGCTCAGGTACAGGACGGTACAGGTCACGGCCGTGAAAAGGGCCAGGGCCAAGGGCCACGCTCGTTCCCGAACCGGTTTTTTCATGACCGTTTTTCTCCTTTGACTGACGCCCTGGTTTCGGTAGAATGTCAGTCAGATTGTTGCCCCGATTCGAGGCTGGACATATCCGCCGAAGACATTCGCGCTTCGTGAATTCACTCTTAGACCGGAGGATCGTTCCATGTACTCCATCGTCTCCCTGCTCGAGGAGGCCGCCGAGGACATTCGTCGGTTTGAAGCCCAGGCCGTCCAGGCCTTAGACAATGAGACCGAAGGCAAGTCAGTCCACGACCACTGGCTGCGACGCAAGGCCAAACTCTTGCGGGACCTGCCGGAACGGGCCTCTTCACTGGTTGACGCCCTGCCCGAAAAACTCGTCGACTTGGTCATGGATCGCCTGAACACATTCTCCTTCAACGCGGCCAACAGTCTCAGAATCGGCAGCCCCTTCTACATGTCGGCCCTACTCTACCCAGACAATCATCGCCAAGGCCAGCCCAACGACCTTGAACTGCTCGTGACCGACATTGTTCGTGAACTGGAACGACGATTTTAGACCGTCACCTTTTCTGCGATCCGACCGTAGGCGGCAAAGGCCAGTCTTCCGCCCACAGCCCCCCCCACAGCCTGAATCAGGTTAGGAACCACCTCAGCGACGGCCCCTTGGATGCCGATACTGGGCATGAAAACCTCTCCGACAAAATATACTGAAATCATAGCCAAGCCGCCGGCTCCCAGGAGAGCGGCCTGCATGGCCGGGGCCCGATTGACGGCCAGAGCCGCCATCATGCCTTCAAATCCTTTGGCCACCAGGGTCAGAGGAGCGAACAATGCCCATCCGCCCAGAACATCGGCTAGGGCCGAGCCCACCCCTCCGGCAATGAAGGCCTTCCAAAAACCCGTTCCGGGACTCATCCGACCCAGAAGCAGACCGGCAAAAACCACAGCGATGTCCCCGACGTTGAAATATCCCCTGCTCGGCAGGGGGACACGTACGAAAAAGGTCACCAGACAAACGACCACCACCAGGGTGATCAAAACGATTTTTTCCTTGCGCATTGTCATTCCTCCTTCCGGTCTCCGCCTAGATGCCTAACCCGATTCTCGAGAACTAGGGCGGTCTGTTCTGTTTCATTGAGTACATGAAGAAACAGGGCCAAAACCAGTGCCCCGTATCGCTTAAATATCCGCTTCCATCCCGGCATGGCCCGAAACCCGGGGGACCATTCCAAAATCCGCCTGAGTCTGGTTAGAGAAGTCCCGCTCTCCTCCATCGTGGCCCTGAACACGATGATGTCTCTTTTCCAGTCTCCGGGCAAGGGCAGACCCAATATATCCCGATAACTAATGTAGGAAAGACCGAGGGCCAAGACCAGCAAAGAATTCGGGAAAAGCACGACCTTGAGGGCCGAATCCCGGATCCAGTCGGACCGCCCGAACACGACAAAATACTGAAAAATCCCTCCAATTGCTAGCATGGTGAGCACGAAAGGGGTCACGAGCTTAAGCACGGCAACGGTCTCCGCCCACGAGAACCGGTTTCGATGCCAAAAGAGCAAGATAGCGAGCAGACCCGCCTGCACGACAAAGGAATCGTGCCAAGGCCCCCAGATCATCCAAAGCAGGCCTGTCAGCATGGTCGCAAGGATTCCAGATATTCTGATCAGGGCCACAGCGGTCCCCAATCGACGCGAACCTCACCTCGCCTTCCGTCAAGGGGAGTGAGGCCAAGCTCGCCCCCCCGTTTGAAACGCCCGGAAGCAGCCCGGAGCAGTGGCTCCCGGCCTCCGTGCGAAACCGCCAGCATAGCGTCGATTCCCGGGCAGGCCTGCACCAGTGGATCGACTGGACCGAGCTTGTCGTACTCGTCAAGGACCAGAACCCGGATCCCGGGACAGGCCTCGACCCAGTTTCGACAGATCTCGGTCTCGCCGCCACCGGTTCGTCCCCTGACTGCCAGCTCGGCCATCATGGCGTACTTCTGCAGACTGAAATCCTGGACGACATAGGCGAATACGACCTTACTGGCGGACAAGCCGGGAAGAAGCAGTTTCTCAATGAGGCTCGTTTTCCCGGCCCCGTTCGGCCCGGCCAGGAGGGTGAACGTCCCCTCGCTCAAGACTGGAACCCGCTCCTCCACGACCAGATCAAGGCCGTGTGCCATGTGGTGTCGACCAGGCTCAAGGACGAACAGATCCGCCACAAAACCGCTCCGCTCGACCGTTCCTGAATATAAACGTTTCCAATTCCGGCCTTCTGTCCAAGGCACGGGTCAACCGCTCGCGCCGCTCTGCCGACAGGGACTCGACCACATTGCGCAAGAGCAAACGAAGACCCCGTATCCGGTTGACTTCCGCCGCAGCCATGACCAGCAGACAGGCTAGAAGGGCCCGCTCGCCGCCCGAATACCTGTGCAGGGAGCGGTCTGGGTCGACCTCAAGGCCCATGGCCTGAGCCTCGCCAAGGGCCAGGCTCAAGGTCCGATCAGCTTCGTCCTCGGAAAAAATCCAGGCCTCGTCCCGCAGACATCCGGAAACGAACAACCGATCGTAGTCGATGACCACATGGTCGTCTCCGCAACAGCTCAGGACATCCGTGCACGCTGACATGACCGCCTCTGACGGATGGGTTCGGGATCAAGACCCATCGCCGCCCCTTTCCAAGTCTGGGCTTTTGGTGAAGATTTTGATCGTGTTCGTCACCGCATGATCCTGCCCGTGGGCCGGTTCTCCGCTGGTGATGACCACCGGAACCTCCGAAGAAAGTTCATCCTGCCCGTCGACGAATGCTTCCACTCGCTGCACATGGCTGGTGATGGACATGTCCGGAACCCGTGGTCTGACTCCCCAAAAAAAATTCATCTGCCGAACGACTTCCGGTCTGGGCGAAAGGGCGTAGATGTCCTGGGCCGGTCTTCGACTCGACAGGAGCCTAGCCGTGGAACCCGAGACCGAATGGCAGACTATGGCCGTACTTTCCAGGTTGTCGGCCATCAATGCCGCAGCATAGGCCAAATACTTGGCGGGGTTCTTCTCCTGCTTCGGCCTGTACGGCCCCTGAACCCGTTCCAGGAAATACGCCTCGGACTGCTTCGCGATTTCGTGGATGAATCGGACCGCCTCCACGGGATACGCCCCAATGGCCGTCTCCTCGGAGAGCATGACACAGTCGGCCCCGTCCAGGATCGCGTTGGCCACGTCTGTTGTTTCGGCCCGGGTCGGAAGGGGATTTTTGACCATGGACAGAAGCATCTGGGTGGCCACGATGGATGCCTTTTGTCCATGCCGACAGGCCCGAATAATTTTTTTCTGAATGATCGGCAGTGAGGCTATGGGGCACTCAAGGCCGAGATCCCCTCTGGCGACCATGACCGCGTCGGAGAGATCGACAATCTCCTCCAGAATGTCGTAGGCGTTTTTCCGTTCAAGTTTGGCCACCACTGGAATCCAAATTCCATGACGTTTGATCTCGTTACGGACATCGACGATGTCGGAAGCGCTCTGAACGAAAGACACGGCCACGGCGTCAACCCCGATGTCCAGGGCCTCGTGGAGATCTTTTCGGTCTTTGGCTGTCAGGGCCGGCATCGGATGATACTTTCCCGGAAAGGCGATGCCTTTGTGGGAGGTCAAAATGCCCCCGTTCTGGGCCTCCATGAGGTAAAGCCTGTCCTTGTCGATGACCCGCGTGACCACGAACGACAGCATGCCGTCGCTCAAGGACACGGGCATGCCGACTTCCAGGCCCTTGAGGAGTTCCGGGTAGGCGAGCCCGACGAAGGGCCCTTCGTCGGCCCGGGATCGGAGTTCCTCGAGGCCGAGCACGGCTGTCGTGCCCTTGTTGATGGTCAGGGGGGAGCCCGCTACCTCTTCAATACGGATTTTCGGACCGCACAGGTCGGCCATGACCGTCAGGGGCTTGCCGATCTCGCCTTCGATCCTGCGGATCGAGTTCACAACAGGCTCGAAATAGGCGGCCTCGGCATGGGAAAAATTGAGTCTGAATATCCTGACCCCGTATTTGACCATGTCGTTCATGATGCCGTATTCCATCGAAGCCGGTCCCAAAGTGGCCACGATTTTGGTGCGCATGTCGCCCCCTTGTATACAAGTTGCTCCGGTGAAAACCGAAGAAATGATGCTACATTCCCCTTTCTTCGTTCGCAACCACGAGATGCGGTCTGCTCCCGACCCCAAAATGTCTCCCCGTCTGTTCGTCGGACTGCCGATCTCGGATTCGGTCCGAATACACTACGCCGAAATTCTCGACCGCCATGGGCTTCGGTCATTGCCCGGCCTATCTTGGGTTTTGCCAAGAAATCTGCATCTGACCCTTGATTTCATCGGACGGACTCCTGCAGCCCTGGTTCCGGATCTGGTCAAAGCCATAGCCGACTCCATTCCCCCCGCCTTTGAGATCGATTTCCAAGACTTCGGTTTCTTTCCAGATCAAATCCGGCCCAGAGTCTTCTGGGCCGTGGTGCAGAATGGTCGGACCGAACTACAGATCTGGGCCAAAAACTTGACCTCCATGATCGACGGACTTCTGCATCGTCAAAGGCCTGATCCCGCCTTCATCCCTCACCTCACCCTGGCCCGAATCAAAGATAGGCGGATCAGAACATCTTCGTTCCTTCCACACTTCTCAAACGCCAGGTTCGGAAAATTCCAGACCGACAGGGTCGTCCTCTACCGCAGCGAACTGGGTTCTGGGCCGCCGACCTACACAAATCTTTTCGAAGCCCGACTCTCGGGAGCAGATTCGACCTGATTGAAAAATTGCCCCCACAATGAGGCTTATCAAAAAAAAAGGCCTCCGGCCTTGTCGAAGTACAAAGCCGGAGGCCTTAGATCATTCTAGAACCATGTCTTCAGTTGCCCATCATGTTGGGGTGGTGGAAGTCGCCTTCCATGTTTTCAACATGACAGATGGCGCAGTTTCCATTGGCTCCGATGACCCCATTCACGCCCTGGTACTGCAGGGGTTGGATGGCATCCAGGTCCGGATGAAAGGAGTTCTCGGCCGGGTACTCGGCGTGGGTCGAGCCGTGGCAGGACTCGCACATCATCCCGGCATTGTCGGCTCTCAGCCTGTAGAGGCCGGAAGGGCCACGGACCCAGTCGTTGAAGGCCGAAACCTTCCGGCTGGCCGGGGGCGCAAAGTCAACATGGCAGGTCAGGCAGTCGGGCTGATCATTCCAGGGGGTACGGGGACTGATCTCCTCGACCGTGGCCACCAGACGAGGACGGATGCCCCGCATGAGCCGCTCGGCCTTGGGCTTGCCCGCGGCCTGTTCGCCTTTGAGCAGGGTCAGGGCGTGGTCTTCCAGGGTGCCGTGGCAATTGGTGCAAGTCAGGCCGACCTGACTGGCGTGCACGCCCCGGGCGCAATAGGTGAAGCTGGTCGGGCCGGTGGGGTGGCAGGAATGGCAGGGTTCCGGCCCTGGCCGATCGGACAGATAGTGGACATGGAACCCGTGGATGGCCGCGGGCAGGTTCAGCAGTTCCGGATTGCCGGCCGCGTTGAGCAGGGGGTCCGGATGGCAGCTCTGGCAGAGTACCGGGCGGCCCTGGTTGGCCTCGGCCAGCAGGGTGGTCTTGTGACGGCGATCGTGAACGACCAGAACGTCCGAGGCGGTTTCGGCGGAGATGCCTGTTACCCCCGAACGTCGCCAAGTCCCGCCGTGGCAGTTGTGGCAGCCGATTTCCGTAGAGACCGGGGCCACGACCCTGGTCGTGGCCAGAGTCTGTCCGGTGGCCCCATCCCTGGCCTCGATGGTGAAAATTGGATAGGGATTCAAAGAGCCATCGTCGGCATAGGGCAGGACCGGAATGCCGTCGGCCACAAAGGTCCGCAGCTTCTCGTTCAGGGTCATGGTTCCGGACAGGCCAAGGCCCTTGGCGCTGACATTGAGGGGCAGTTCCTTGCCGACCAGGGATTTGGCGTACTTCCAGAATTCGACCTGGGAGGCCGGGTCCACCGAACCGGGCGGCGGGGTGAAGACTAGCTCGACGCCGTCGGTGACGAGCTCGGCCTTGACGCCACGCCGTACGAGCTGGGCGTAAAGGGTGCTGCCCGGAGGCAGAAGAGACCAGTAGGGATCGCAGTCGGAAATGCATTTTTCGCCCAGAGTGCACCAGGCCAGGAGTACGTATTCGTCCACGTCTGGATCAAAGGGCGGTATGTCCACCTGGGCCGTTCGTTCCGGCCGGGCAACGGGCTCGGGAACCGATTTGCCATTCACCTCGTGAACCAAGAATCCTGTCAAGGCCCGACGTTCCTCGGCCGTACCGGCAAAACGGGGCATGTATTCATAGACCTTGCCGATGCCGGAAATCATGGCCTCCAGGCCGAAGACACTGAATTTGGCCGTGAGTGGCTGGATATCGTTCAGAGGCCCGCCAATGGAATGACAGGCGGAGCATTGGCCGCGGAAAAGTTCCCGGCCGGCCTGCAATTCGTTGGCCGGCGTGATTTCCCGGTGTTGGATCCATTTGGCGGACTTCAGGTATCCGTCTTTGGCGATGTCGCCTTCGGTGCCCTTGATGATGGCGTTGGAGTACATGAAGCTGTGGATCAGATAGGGTCTGCGGCCAGCTTCGCGCATCCACTCGAAGCTGCCCATGTACATGAGGCCGATGAAGAGAAGGACGAGAGCCATGGGCCGTTTGACGGCCGCGGGCATGCGGATGGACATGATCAGGCCGCCGATGAAGAGCAGGGCCGAGATCCACAGGAAGGCCTGGAAGAAGGGCATGATTTCCGGGTTCCGGCCGAGGATCATGGCCTTGGGCCCTTCGGGCAGGATGGAGAGATACCACCAGCCGGATAGAAGCAGAAAGGCAAAGGGAACGAGGAGCCACTTGGCGCAGTGACGGACCAGGGCCTCGCGCAGGGCCGGATCCTTTTCCCAGGTGGCCGTGACAAAGCCGTAGAGCCCGGCCAGGATCAGAGCGATGAAGGTCCTGAAGGCCAGGGCCGGCCAGAAGGATGGATTGAAGAAGCCGTCCCAGAAATCGCGGGTCGCCAGCCAGTCGCCCGGGGTGAGCATGAACCCGATGATGCCGTTGATCATGAACAGGGACAGCCAAGCAAAGATGAAATACAGCCAGCCGATGAGAAGATGGTTTCGTGGCTGCATTTTGCCGAAGGTATAGTAATAAATGAAGATGGCCACGATTTCGCCCAGGAAAAAGACCCATTCGATGGCCCAGGCAAAGACAAATGTGTGGATCAAGGCCGCCGTGGCCGCCGGGGAGATGAGGGAAATCGTGAACCAGATGCCAACACCGGTCAGGCCGCCAAGAACCATGGTCACGATCATGAAAAATTTGGCGTGGCGCTTGGTGTAGTTCAGTATGCCCTGGGAATTTTCTCGATAGGCCTTTTTTTCGGTGAGAATCAGGAACAGCCCACCGCCGATGGCGAAGTGGGCGATGTAGACATGAATGATGGCGATGACGGCGATGAGCAGGCCGCCACCGGCCCAAGTCAGGTCCCAGATGGGGTAATTCATGATTGGACCTCCTTGCCAGCATCAGCGGCCAGTTTGAGCATCCAGGCGACGACGACCAGGCCGACGGCCAAGACGATCACGAAGAGGAACAAGGGCAGGGCCTCGCCGGTGACCTGCCGCGAGCCGACCTGGAAATAG
This Deltaproteobacteria bacterium DNA region includes the following protein-coding sequences:
- a CDS encoding adenylate/guanylate cyclase domain-containing protein — encoded protein: MKKPVRERAWPLALALFTAVTCTVLYLSSPDFLDLLELKTYDLRLRARGPIPTSELVSIVAIDERSLEEIGRWPWTRSLMADLVKRLDSYDPLGVGYDISFFDPEDNPAQAELLRLAQNAQTLGLLPNPNLLPYIKERLQNSSPDLALAEALASSRDPQILGYYFNLSQDLAPGEHTLDRAERYPAVKVVGGGQPPEVLPIPRATKARTNIRPLAEVAYSQAYFNIIPDRDGTIRRYPLAIGHGNENYLPLAAALAALTDPKAMPALEVASFGVVRSGLGKLSVPTDEHGQMILHYRGPEKTIPHVPAWKILRGEANPDLLRGRYLLVGVTAPAVFDLRVTPFGVAYPGIEIQATALDNMLRGDFMLRPSWAPMFDIAALWVLCLVCGIFLWRLKAAWSILGVLVTGGGFVLANLYLFETRLFWLNLVYPLLALTGSYLILTVYRFMFADRQKRAIRQAFSKYLDPHVVEDVVSDPEKLRLGGVKLELTVLFSDIRGFTTISEGLSPDDLVKLLNEYLTEMTDIVMHNRGLLDKYMGDAVMAVYGAPKHYPEHAEMACRTALEMMARLKELNEIWKPAGWPCLDIGVGINTGSMVAGNMGSQNRFDYTVMGDHVNLGSRLEGLNKVYGTNVIVSEFTRRSIQDKYRIRSLDLVKVKGKDQPVEIFELLAPADSPCPLGYVDRYEEGVADYRKGEFQKAQSIFREIGNEHPGDTVVRLYLERLDHLLANPPESWDGVFTFTTK
- a CDS encoding metallophosphoesterase, with amino-acid sequence MRLAIVSDTHMCEATPDLEKVYEAHLVQADMLVHCGDMTGEDVYHFLARHPGFMTVRGNCDFYPSSEDLPVMASMVCEGFRIGVGHGWGPRSIVGETVAGALGPGYDFVFYGHTHQRDWRRLENGTWLLNPGSMSEPRYGEGPSLALLDIGQGHKPVLDWILL
- a CDS encoding MCE family protein; the protein is MASAGTEIKVGLFVFAALVGLTYMTTQVSKGKVTTRDMYDVAAYFDNVSGLKENSPVEIAGIDVGLVKTIGLEGNRAKVIMAVKPGVVIHADAQVAVRTRGVLGDKFVEIVPGSSSHPVLTQGGTIARSETPPSLEDVLQKVGQIADDVGLVARSVSNVLGGEQGEQDLRIMIQNMRDMAVGLNGLVQSNMDAVGQIVGNLRDFSADLKQVSGANKDGVDKIVKNLEVASAEVQVTLKHMNVLLGKLHEGEGPMGRLVSDQDMGQDLKETLASLQSVSRKIDEGKGTIGRLINDDTTAEELDKALEGINKYLAKQDQFRTSVEFSPEYMSRTGDFKSYLNLKLQPAEDKYYMLSLISDPSGKREKTTKMVKYRDDGGAWHTYEEEKTEFNKDKLKFSAQIAKRWDDVVLRGGIIESSGGFGVDYYLWDDRLQFFVEAFDFRHDHPPHLKGGGKLYFMKNFYLSAGMDDFISDDGQASFFSGLGFYFTDEDLKYILGSAPLPMGQ
- a CDS encoding ABC transporter permease, coding for MFRMFTFLGRGAITSTIEAGRIAVLFLEALSLLFLPPYRIRLLFKQMDFIGVSSLFVVVLTGLFTGMVLALQTYYAFRMFSAETLVGATVALSMTRELGPVITALMVTGRAGSAIAAEIGTMRVTEQVDALTVMAINPVQYLVVPRVVAGVIMLPLLCAISDIVGIAGGYLVGVKLLGIHGGLFMNKIYEYVGLDDVYNGLIKAACFGFILTLVGCFKGFYTRGGAEGVGRATTQSVVLSSVLILMSDYVLTALMF
- a CDS encoding ABC transporter ATP-binding protein; this encodes MEAIIELRDVHKAFGSQKVLKGIDLSLPRDRVNVIIGRSGGGKSVLLKHVIGLIRPDRGQVIVDGTDIAAMRDRQLAGVRKKFGMLFQEGALFDSLSVAENVAFPMREHTRLSSREIRERVEAKLTDVGLKGMGYKMPSELSGGMRKRVGLARAMALDPEIVLFDEPTSGLDPIMSAAISDLIVQTRAQFGATCVVISHDIQATMTTADNIFMLYEGTIIAQGTPEEIRNNEDPVVRQFISGSLQGPIGMG
- the pyk gene encoding pyruvate kinase, giving the protein MRTKIVATLGPASMEYGIMNDMVKYGVRIFRLNFSHAEAAYFEPVVNSIRRIEGEIGKPLTVMADLCGPKIRIEEVAGSPLTINKGTTAVLGLEELRSRADEGPFVGLAYPELLKGLEVGMPVSLSDGMLSFVVTRVIDKDRLYLMEAQNGGILTSHKGIAFPGKYHPMPALTAKDRKDLHEALDIGVDAVAVSFVQSASDIVDVRNEIKRHGIWIPVVAKLERKNAYDILEEIVDLSDAVMVARGDLGLECPIASLPIIQKKIIRACRHGQKASIVATQMLLSMVKNPLPTRAETTDVANAILDGADCVMLSEETAIGAYPVEAVRFIHEIAKQSEAYFLERVQGPYRPKQEKNPAKYLAYAAALMADNLESTAIVCHSVSGSTARLLSSRRPAQDIYALSPRPEVVRQMNFFWGVRPRVPDMSITSHVQRVEAFVDGQDELSSEVPVVITSGEPAHGQDHAVTNTIKIFTKSPDLERGGDGS